A single genomic interval of Spinacia oleracea cultivar Varoflay chromosome 6, BTI_SOV_V1, whole genome shotgun sequence harbors:
- the LOC110798059 gene encoding uncharacterized protein, translated as MLKFLSKVKLEFNALDSRAGACMEFLAQCSAGKARDSNPSCQVEVKRRTDDHPPQIKVTFVNGVEEIFDASKTSAQSIRSLILDKGQYLETEQMFRDGGQGWPVIIPKEELLEPTPSIKPRKAEDKKQ; from the exons ATGTTGAAGTTCTTATCAAAGGTGAAACTAGAGTTCAATGCACTGGACTCCCGTGCAGGTGCTTGCATGGAGTTCTTAGCTCAGTGCAGTGCCGGCAAAGCCAGGGACTCAAACCCCAGTTGCCAAGTCGAAGTTAAGCGCCGCACCGACGACCATCCTCCTCAAATCAAGGTCACCTTCGTTAATGGCGTCGAGGAAATCTTCGACGCTTCCAAAACCTCTGCGCAATCTATTCGCTCTCTTATTCTCGATAAAGGACAGTACCTCGAGACTGAGCAGATGTTTCGTGATGGTGGGCAAGGTTGGCCTGTTATCATTCCTAAGGAAGAGCTTCTCGAACCTACTCCTAGTATTAAG CCTAGAAAAGCAGAAGACAAGAAGCAATGA